Within Montipora foliosa isolate CH-2021 chromosome 3, ASM3666993v2, whole genome shotgun sequence, the genomic segment GCAATTGGGGTTTTTGAAATTGTTAATTTGATGTATGACATCAACACTAATTTTGCACCgattaaaatttcaaatttgttttcTAAAATTACTAGTGTTCATTCTTACAGCAGATGCTCATCGACATCTGAGCATTTTTTTACCAAACAATCCGCACTTAACGTTCAAAGTCAGGCCTTTTCACGCGTTTGTGTTAAAATCTGGAATCGGATACCAACTAGTCTCAAACACGTATccagaaattgtttttaaaaaactgtCCGAACAAAACTAATTGAAATTCTAGAAACTGGAAACTCCTATGCCGACATAGATACCTTAattaacaagataaaaaattaaatttccaacTGAAGTTAAGTTTAGTCTGTAGTTTTCCTCGTGCATATTGTTCTTTTACCTACActgctttcttttccttttctcctAAATTCTTCTACTTTCTAAATATTTGAGAGCCCGAAAAGTAATGTTTACATGTTGTTGCtgtatgtaataataatttttctcaaaaaaaaaaattgtctaaatAATTCTGTGTACAGTCTGGCTTGCCACGCTTAGCTTTTCGCTATTTGCAAGCCAGCCTAGTAATAACTTAAACTGTTTGctgtaaataattaaataaaaattgaaaacttgttcaaaatttatctgtttgtaACTTTTGTGTACCCTATAAATtgtaccctaaccctaatccttAAGAGACATTTCTTGTCACGAAGTCTTGAGTTGTGTTGTTCAAAAGCAATTTCTGTTTTAACGCTAAATTCCATAGCAAGTAAGGGCTAGTGAGTCATCAGTTAGCTttaattgaccattttcacattccccataatacactttgtttgccccgcAAATTAACTAACGCTAAATTCCATAGCAAGTAAGGGCTAGTAATTGGTAAAACTGCACAAAATCAATGGAACAACGTTACAGAACCCAAATACTGTTTGCGAAGAGTAGGGCGTGGAGTCTCCAGTGTCATGGTCTATCTCGGCTGGCATTGGTCTGGCTGGAAGAGCTTCTGAGCGAACGAGGCCACATTAGAACAAATGCAGTCAGAAGTAATTTTACATTAATCCCTTCATTGGTCCTTTGAAACCTCTGAAGTTGGGTGAGGATTTTATTCAGTACATATCCTCTACTGCTTGTCTCGGGGTTACAATCGATGATAAACTGTCTTGGTCTCAGCATATTAAATCAATTTGTATGTCATTCAATAGTAAAGTTAAAATGCTGAGACGTATAAGTTTTTTACCCAAATCTATGCTAGAAACTCTGTACTTTAAGACTGTAATCCCAAGTGTCCTCTATGGGGTTGTGGTTTGGGGCTCTGGCTCCAAATTTAAAGAATTAGAATGGATACATATTAGAGCTGCTAGACTAATTCATAAGTTGCCAAAGGGCATGACTGATGAAGATATTTTAGCAAGAGCGGGGTGGATGCcccttgaatatttttataaatttcgCATTTTAATGATTACTCATAACGCTTTTTATAATTTAGGTTTAGAGGAAATAAATTCATTAGTTGTTAGGACCTGTAAGAGCTATAATCTTAGgaaatctttaaatattttagttaatagaCCAAACACTGAGCTCGGTCGTAATTCCTTTGTACACAGGGCTGCAATCGCCTGGAATTCCCTGTCTGACAGTGTAAGATCTTTTTCTAATCAAACAGGCTTTAAAAATGGACTGAAGCAGTTAAAACATACTGTTATGAatatcacttttgaaaaagacagCTCAGTAGTTTATAACAAGCATGccgatttttattattattaatacatattttatgctttatttattcttagcgattatttatcttatttatctAAAGTATAATCACTACCATATGTatgtattgttaattttattacagtaggtccacatcagctgtaaagttgcttttttttcctcttgacctgctttactaaataaagttatgtatgtatgtatgtatgtatgtatgtatgtatgtatgtatgtatgtatgtatgtatgtatgtatgtatgtatgtatgtatgtatgtat encodes:
- the LOC137995174 gene encoding uncharacterized protein; amino-acid sequence: NPFIGPLKPLKLGEDFIQYISSTACLGVTIDDKLSWSQHIKSICMSFNSKVKMLRRISFLPKSMLETLYFKTVIPSVLYGVVVWGSGSKFKELEWIHIRAARLIHKLPKGMTDEDILARAGWMPLEYFYKFRILMITHNAFYNLGLEEINSLVVRTCKSYNLRKSLNILVNRPNTELGRNSFVHRAAIAWNSLSDSVRSFSNQTGFKNGLKQLKHTVMNITFEKDSSVVYNKHADFYYY